A stretch of Gasterosteus aculeatus chromosome 4, fGasAcu3.hap1.1, whole genome shotgun sequence DNA encodes these proteins:
- the cdnf gene encoding cerebral dopamine neurotrophic factor → MSVLSLTILLLFRGFTFSAAGNCEVCVDFLNRLYGSLTSAHKELTPSLVEEELIQACTATQGKEARLCYYLGASSDAATRVTASVAQPLAFHVPIEKICQRLSSRDTQICQIRYEPQLKDLSSDGLKRMRVLELKNILASWGEECQGCLEKHEFVSLIQEKAALHVPGMEL, encoded by the exons ATGTCTGTGTTGTCCCTCACCATTCTGCTGCTCTTCAGGGGGTTCACTTTTTCTGCTGCAGGCAACTGTGAAG tgtgtgtggacTTTCTCAACAGACTATATGGCAGTCTGACCTCAGCCCACAAAGAACTCACTCCGTCCCTGGTGGAGGAAGAGCTAATCCAGGCCTGCACTGCCACTCAGGGGAAGGAGGCACGGCTG TGTTACTACCTAGGAGCCAGTAGTGATGCAGCAACCCGTGTCACAGCATCAGTGGCTCAACCTCTGGCCTTCCACGTCCCAATAGAGAAGATCTGCCAGCGCCTCAGTAGCAGAGACACTCAGATCTGTCAGATTAGATATG AGCCTCAGCTGAAGGATCTGAGTAGCGATGGACTCAAAAGGATGAGAGTCTTGGAGCTGAAGAACATTTTAGCTTCGTGGGGAGAAGAGTGTCAAGGCTGTCTGGAGAAACATGAGTTTGTCAGCCTCATCCAAGAGAAAGCCGCCCTGCACGTTCCTGGTATGGAATTATGA
- the irak3 gene encoding interleukin-1 receptor-associated kinase 3 isoform X1 encodes MDPNTFLYDVPPVVIERLCQILDSGVDRLGWRALAVRVVPSSLEVRMLERVEAAGRSPASELLWSWAQENPRLLDLVKLLQEMGHQRALQLLQGPKLPVPTSSPHADYRGHMDADEEKGSFQREESPASQASCHVTSAEENKPPVITFQDIIDGTRNFHLEMRISEGHFCDVYRAQIGSEKVAVKLFKQTNMASWKKLWDVFRKEMEIHHMYQHPNILDLLCCFTDAGRYCLVYPYLADGSLFHRLHHQDREPLSWQQRLTIIKGTAKALHHLHTAQPCPVICGSISSANILLGSNLQPKLSSFGIARLRPHSANQNSTVTLDTRSHSNLGYLSEEYIRDGKLSFSLDVYGFGMVIMETVTGRKVTGEVSKKTPLRDLLVTEVEDSGGVDSCLQFLDETAGCWPTAVALDLLRLALDCTASRHRSRPSMQKVLLALSKLLPPPSCLIADQPHSLDDPCDSKPSPPLSIPVEHDEQLSPHASPTRARIGECSQSELTYLSDAGGAFDLYSSWPVQCSCPAESGGLACEDCRANGFTSDSTDGPQTESLGMENAAKERLRNKLSLYDKGLIHTQELFSEINLQ; translated from the exons ATGGACCCGAACACGTTCCTCTACGATGTCCCGCCGGTTGTCATCGAGAGACTGTGCCAAATCCTGGACAGTGGGGTTGACAGGTTAGGGTGGCGCGCACTAG CTGTCCGAGTAGTTCCCAGCTCGTTAGAGGTCCGAATGTTGGAACGCGTGGAGGCAGCTGGTCGGAGTCCCGCTTCGGAGCTTCTTTGGTCCTGGGCTCAGGAGAATCCAAGGCTGCTGGACCTTGttaagctgctgcaggagatggGCCATCAGAGggccctgcagctcctccagggtcCAA aGTTGCCAGTGCCAACCAGCAGTCCACACGCCGACTACAGAGGACACATGGACGCGGATGAAGAGAAG GGATCCTTCCAACGAGAAGAGAGTCCTGCAAGTCAGGCATCATGCCATG TGACCTCCGCTGAAGAAAATAAGCCACCCGTAATTACCTTCCAAGACATCATAGATGGAACGAGAAATTTTCACCTTGAAATGAGAATTTCAGAGGGACACTTCTGTGATGTCTACAGAGCACAGATAGGAAGTGAAAAGGTGGCGGTGAAGCTTTTTAAACAG acaaacatggcatcatggAAGAAGCTGTGGGACGTCTTCAGGAAAGAAATGGAAATTCATCATAT GTACCAACATCCAAACATCTTGGACTTGTTGTGCTGTTTTACCGATGCGGGCCGCTACTGTCTGGTCTATCCTTACCTCGCCGATGGGTCGCTCTTCCACCGACTCCATCATCAG GATAGAGAGCCTCTGTCCTGGCAGCAGCGCCTTACCATCATCAAGGGAACTGCGAAGGCCTTGCATCACCTCCACACAGCACAGCCCTGCCCGGTGATTTGTGGCAGCATCTCCAG TGCTAACATACTCCTGGGCAGCAACCTGCAGCCCAAGCTGTCCAGCTTTGGGATTGCTCGTCTTCGTCCTcattcagccaatcagaacagCACTGTCACTCTGGACACAAGGTCCCACAGCAACCTGGGATACCTCTCTGAGGAGTACATCCGAGACGGCAAGCTGTCCTTTAGCCTGGATGTTTACGGCTTCGGAATG GTAATAATGGAAACGGTAACAGGACGCAAGGTCACAGGGGAGGTATCGAAAAAAACACCTCTG AGAGATCTGCTTGTAACCGAGGTGGAGGACAGTGGCGGCGTGGACTCTTGTCTGCAGTTTTTAGATGAGACGGCCGGCTGTTGGCCCACCGCCGTGGCCCTCGACCTTTTGCGTCTGGCCTTGGATTGCACGGCCAGCCGCCACCGTAGCAGACCAAGCATGCAGAAG GTACTTCTTGCATTGAGcaagctgcttcctcctcctagCTGCCTCATCGCCGACCAACCCCACAGCTTAGACGACCCTTGTGATTCCAAGCCAAGCCCCCCACTTTCCATTCCTGTGGAGCACGACGAGCAGCTCAGCCCCCACGCTTCTCCAACACGGGCGCGGATCGGTGAATGCAGCCAGTCGGAGTTGACGTATCTGAGCGACGCCGGGGGGGCTTTTGACCTGTACAGCAGCTGGCCCGTGCAGTGCAGCTGCCCCGCTGAGAGCGGCGGTCTGGCCTGCGAGGACTGCAGAGCCAACGGCTTCACCAGCGACAGCACAGACGGCCCTCAGA CTGAATCCCTTGGGATGGAAAATGCAGCCAAGGAGAGACTGAGGAACAAACTGAGTCTTTACGACAAAGGGCTGATTCACACACAGGAACTGTTCTCTGAAATAAACCTACAGTAG
- the irak3 gene encoding interleukin-1 receptor-associated kinase 3 isoform X2, with product MDADEEKGSFQREESPASQASCHVTSAEENKPPVITFQDIIDGTRNFHLEMRISEGHFCDVYRAQIGSEKVAVKLFKQTNMASWKKLWDVFRKEMEIHHMYQHPNILDLLCCFTDAGRYCLVYPYLADGSLFHRLHHQDREPLSWQQRLTIIKGTAKALHHLHTAQPCPVICGSISSANILLGSNLQPKLSSFGIARLRPHSANQNSTVTLDTRSHSNLGYLSEEYIRDGKLSFSLDVYGFGMVIMETVTGRKVTGEVSKKTPLRDLLVTEVEDSGGVDSCLQFLDETAGCWPTAVALDLLRLALDCTASRHRSRPSMQKVLLALSKLLPPPSCLIADQPHSLDDPCDSKPSPPLSIPVEHDEQLSPHASPTRARIGECSQSELTYLSDAGGAFDLYSSWPVQCSCPAESGGLACEDCRANGFTSDSTDGPQTESLGMENAAKERLRNKLSLYDKGLIHTQELFSEINLQ from the exons ATGGACGCGGATGAAGAGAAG GGATCCTTCCAACGAGAAGAGAGTCCTGCAAGTCAGGCATCATGCCATG TGACCTCCGCTGAAGAAAATAAGCCACCCGTAATTACCTTCCAAGACATCATAGATGGAACGAGAAATTTTCACCTTGAAATGAGAATTTCAGAGGGACACTTCTGTGATGTCTACAGAGCACAGATAGGAAGTGAAAAGGTGGCGGTGAAGCTTTTTAAACAG acaaacatggcatcatggAAGAAGCTGTGGGACGTCTTCAGGAAAGAAATGGAAATTCATCATAT GTACCAACATCCAAACATCTTGGACTTGTTGTGCTGTTTTACCGATGCGGGCCGCTACTGTCTGGTCTATCCTTACCTCGCCGATGGGTCGCTCTTCCACCGACTCCATCATCAG GATAGAGAGCCTCTGTCCTGGCAGCAGCGCCTTACCATCATCAAGGGAACTGCGAAGGCCTTGCATCACCTCCACACAGCACAGCCCTGCCCGGTGATTTGTGGCAGCATCTCCAG TGCTAACATACTCCTGGGCAGCAACCTGCAGCCCAAGCTGTCCAGCTTTGGGATTGCTCGTCTTCGTCCTcattcagccaatcagaacagCACTGTCACTCTGGACACAAGGTCCCACAGCAACCTGGGATACCTCTCTGAGGAGTACATCCGAGACGGCAAGCTGTCCTTTAGCCTGGATGTTTACGGCTTCGGAATG GTAATAATGGAAACGGTAACAGGACGCAAGGTCACAGGGGAGGTATCGAAAAAAACACCTCTG AGAGATCTGCTTGTAACCGAGGTGGAGGACAGTGGCGGCGTGGACTCTTGTCTGCAGTTTTTAGATGAGACGGCCGGCTGTTGGCCCACCGCCGTGGCCCTCGACCTTTTGCGTCTGGCCTTGGATTGCACGGCCAGCCGCCACCGTAGCAGACCAAGCATGCAGAAG GTACTTCTTGCATTGAGcaagctgcttcctcctcctagCTGCCTCATCGCCGACCAACCCCACAGCTTAGACGACCCTTGTGATTCCAAGCCAAGCCCCCCACTTTCCATTCCTGTGGAGCACGACGAGCAGCTCAGCCCCCACGCTTCTCCAACACGGGCGCGGATCGGTGAATGCAGCCAGTCGGAGTTGACGTATCTGAGCGACGCCGGGGGGGCTTTTGACCTGTACAGCAGCTGGCCCGTGCAGTGCAGCTGCCCCGCTGAGAGCGGCGGTCTGGCCTGCGAGGACTGCAGAGCCAACGGCTTCACCAGCGACAGCACAGACGGCCCTCAGA CTGAATCCCTTGGGATGGAAAATGCAGCCAAGGAGAGACTGAGGAACAAACTGAGTCTTTACGACAAAGGGCTGATTCACACACAGGAACTGTTCTCTGAAATAAACCTACAGTAG